In Nicotiana tabacum cultivar K326 chromosome 19, ASM71507v2, whole genome shotgun sequence, one DNA window encodes the following:
- the LOC107767797 gene encoding uncharacterized protein LOC107767797 has translation MACLNQQGICTTMGPRISFSNDFADTQQKHGYKEAPVSSDFEFSVSGYKMIPADEVFFKGKLLPLRENSTKSTTLKDELLAAADDDYEDIFRPIGKGSWKERFGFKRAPIQPKKADKETKMPDFFNDIITGAN, from the exons ATGGCATGCCTAAATCAGCAAGGAATTTGCACAACAATGGGTCCAAGAATCTCCTTCTCAAATGATTTTGCTGATACTCAGCAAAAACATGGCTACAAAGAAGCACCTGTGTCTTCGGATTTCGAATTCTCTGTCTCTGGTTACAAGATGATTCCAGCAGATGAAGTTTTTTTCAAGGGTAAATTGTTGCCCTTGAGAGAAAACAGCACTAAGTCTACAACACTTAAAGATGAACTCCTTGCTGCTGCTGATGATGATTATGAAGATATATTTCGACCAATTGGAAAGGGGAGCTGGAAAGAACGGTTTGGTTTTAAGAGAGCTCCAATTCAGCCAAAGAAAGCTGATAAAGAGACAAagatgcctgatttcttcaatgACATTATCACAG GAGCTAATTGA